In one Candidatus Binatia bacterium genomic region, the following are encoded:
- a CDS encoding lipocalin family protein has translation MGSSTRVNFRHVRALLTLGLLGAIGCTGIPEGLEPVGGFRTERYLGTWYEIARLDHSFERGLQDVSATYSARSGGGIRVVNRGYDPTASEWREAVGLAYPLGDPGIGSLKVSFFGPFYGGYHVIALDEDYGWAVVVGPDRSYLWFLARDRSLTAERREALLSVARDGGFDVAALVWVEQDRDDPALEQDE, from the coding sequence ATGGGTTCTTCGACACGAGTGAACTTTCGGCATGTTCGCGCCTTGCTCACCCTCGGTCTTCTCGGTGCAATCGGATGCACCGGGATCCCCGAGGGTCTCGAGCCCGTCGGGGGGTTCCGAACGGAGCGCTACCTCGGGACGTGGTACGAGATCGCCCGACTCGACCACTCGTTCGAGCGCGGACTGCAGGACGTGTCTGCCACATACTCCGCGCGATCCGGCGGCGGCATTCGAGTGGTCAACCGTGGTTACGACCCTACGGCGTCGGAGTGGCGCGAAGCCGTCGGCCTCGCCTATCCGCTCGGAGATCCCGGGATCGGAAGTCTGAAGGTGAGCTTCTTCGGCCCGTTCTACGGGGGGTATCACGTGATCGCCCTGGATGAGGACTACGGCTGGGCCGTGGTGGTGGGACCGGACCGATCTTATCTCTGGTTCCTCGCTCGGGATCGGTCGTTGACGGCCGAGCGGCGGGAAGCCCTTCTCTCGGTTGCGCGCGACGGGGGCTTCGACGTCGCGGCGCTCGTTTGGGTGGAGCAGGACCGCGACGACCCGGCCCTGGAACAGGACGAGTGA
- a CDS encoding aldehyde dehydrogenase family protein, translating into MASQSGSLRCFSPIDGQLFVERSLADSKTIDRTLDRARVAQREWRATPLDERCARLGKAVDAFVAQRDEISLELTLQMGRPVAYTPLEVGGFEERAREMLRLAPQALAPVVLEPKPGFERFIQRDPLGVVLVLAPWNFPYLTAVNAIVPALAAGNAVVLKHSSQTPLCAERLSTAFEAAGLPTGLLAHLHLSHDAALAAVGDARVDFVAFTGSVPGGRAVQRAASERFIGIGLELGGKDPAYVRQDADLAHAVETTVDGAFFNSGQSCCGIERVYVHASRFDEYVESARSLIQGYVLGDPREGTTTLGPMVRPAAADFVRGQAEEAVSAGAQALIDPAAFAAAAPGTAYCSPQLLIDVNHDMRVMREESFGPVLGVMSVRDDDEAVHLMNDSDFGLTAAVFTDDRDAAVAIGQRIETGTFFLNRCDYLDPGLAWTGVKDSGRGVTLSSLGYEVLTRPKSFHLRTQLA; encoded by the coding sequence ATGGCTTCCCAATCAGGATCGCTTCGCTGTTTCTCTCCCATTGATGGTCAGCTCTTCGTCGAGCGGTCGCTTGCAGACTCGAAAACCATCGACCGGACCCTCGACCGTGCTCGCGTCGCGCAACGGGAATGGCGAGCAACCCCCCTGGACGAACGCTGCGCACGCCTCGGGAAAGCGGTCGATGCGTTCGTTGCCCAGCGCGACGAGATCTCTCTAGAGCTGACACTCCAGATGGGGCGTCCGGTCGCCTACACCCCCCTCGAGGTCGGTGGGTTCGAGGAGCGCGCTCGAGAGATGCTGCGACTCGCGCCGCAGGCACTGGCTCCGGTCGTGCTCGAACCGAAGCCTGGGTTCGAGCGTTTCATCCAACGTGACCCGCTGGGTGTCGTGCTGGTGCTCGCTCCGTGGAACTTCCCTTACCTGACTGCCGTGAACGCCATCGTCCCCGCACTTGCCGCCGGGAACGCGGTGGTGCTCAAGCACTCCTCCCAAACGCCGCTGTGCGCCGAGCGGCTCAGCACCGCCTTCGAAGCCGCGGGACTCCCTACCGGCCTGCTAGCGCATCTGCACTTGAGTCATGACGCCGCACTCGCCGCCGTCGGAGACGCTCGGGTCGACTTCGTTGCGTTCACTGGCTCGGTACCGGGAGGGCGCGCCGTGCAACGCGCGGCCAGCGAACGCTTCATCGGCATCGGACTCGAACTTGGAGGCAAGGACCCGGCCTACGTGCGGCAGGACGCCGACCTGGCGCACGCCGTCGAGACGACGGTCGACGGCGCATTCTTCAACTCCGGACAGTCTTGCTGCGGGATTGAACGCGTGTACGTGCACGCATCTCGGTTCGACGAATACGTGGAGTCGGCGCGCTCCTTGATTCAAGGCTACGTGCTCGGAGACCCGCGCGAGGGGACGACGACTCTGGGGCCCATGGTGCGCCCCGCCGCGGCGGACTTCGTCCGCGGACAAGCGGAAGAAGCAGTAAGCGCCGGTGCGCAGGCCCTGATCGACCCCGCCGCCTTCGCCGCGGCGGCCCCGGGCACCGCATACTGCTCGCCGCAGCTGTTGATCGACGTAAATCACGACATGCGCGTGATGCGGGAGGAGAGCTTCGGCCCGGTCCTCGGAGTGATGTCGGTGCGCGATGACGACGAGGCGGTGCACCTCATGAACGACAGCGACTTCGGGCTCACGGCAGCCGTCTTTACCGACGACCGCGACGCAGCCGTCGCGATCGGCCAGCGGATCGAGACCGGCACGTTTTTCCTCAATCGGTGCGACTACCTCGACCCCGGCCTCGCGTGGACCGGCGTCAAAGATTCCGGACGAGGGGTCACGCTTTCGTCGCTTGGCTATGAAGTGCTGACCCGACCCAAGTCGTTCCATCTGCGGACGCAGTTGGCCTGA
- a CDS encoding GDSL-type esterase/lipase family protein gives MRSGLRGRFLLFVASTALTLLSLEVVFRVVAWREDRRALEFALANPAPLPTDRSAWLREILQISADDRIVYELRPAIEDVSFVGASLSTNERGFRGPEVTTPKPRGWKRIVGIGDSTQFGWGVEREEAYLELLARGLSSQGGQHWDAVNTGVPGYNTVMEVRTLREKALDLEPDLVVLGLVANDLQLPNFIRARSDVFALNESFLLRVAREGLDAGTAAAPKGLVDSPREGDGGFGFESDPHRVPPQYEDMVGWAPFEAALDELAEMRDAHGFDVVAVSLWKVAPLDRMLAACEARGFTTVLAEPAIGGYIRANDLEHYQESEMTVSLTDPHPSAITHGLIAEVLLDRIATARGH, from the coding sequence ATGCGCTCTGGACTCCGGGGACGGTTCTTACTGTTCGTCGCCTCGACCGCCCTCACGCTGCTGTCCCTCGAAGTCGTTTTTCGTGTGGTCGCGTGGCGCGAGGACCGACGCGCCCTGGAGTTCGCTCTTGCGAATCCGGCTCCCCTTCCGACCGACCGATCTGCCTGGTTGCGGGAGATTCTGCAGATCAGTGCCGATGATCGCATCGTCTACGAGCTTCGTCCGGCCATCGAGGATGTCTCCTTCGTTGGCGCTTCCCTCTCTACCAACGAGCGCGGCTTTCGTGGACCCGAGGTCACGACGCCGAAGCCCAGGGGCTGGAAACGGATCGTCGGGATCGGGGATTCCACGCAGTTCGGTTGGGGGGTCGAGCGAGAGGAAGCCTATCTCGAGCTCCTCGCACGCGGCCTCAGTTCGCAAGGGGGCCAACACTGGGACGCCGTCAATACGGGTGTCCCCGGCTACAATACGGTCATGGAGGTTCGGACGCTGCGTGAGAAGGCGCTCGATCTCGAGCCCGATCTCGTCGTGCTTGGCTTGGTCGCGAATGATCTGCAGCTGCCGAATTTCATCCGTGCCCGGTCGGATGTCTTCGCGCTGAATGAGTCGTTCCTGCTCAGGGTCGCGCGCGAGGGTCTCGATGCGGGAACTGCCGCGGCTCCGAAGGGCCTCGTCGACTCGCCGCGCGAAGGCGATGGCGGCTTCGGGTTCGAGAGCGATCCGCACCGGGTGCCACCGCAGTACGAAGACATGGTGGGTTGGGCGCCCTTTGAGGCCGCGCTCGACGAGCTCGCGGAGATGCGTGACGCGCATGGCTTCGACGTGGTGGCGGTGAGCCTTTGGAAGGTGGCGCCTCTGGATCGGATGCTCGCGGCATGCGAAGCCCGCGGCTTTACGACCGTGCTCGCGGAGCCGGCCATCGGCGGGTACATCCGCGCTAACGACCTCGAGCACTACCAGGAGTCCGAGATGACGGTGTCGCTGACGGATCCGCACCCTTCCGCCATCACTCACGGTCTGATCGCCGAAGTCCTTCTGGACCGAATCGCGACGGCGCGAGGCCACTAG
- a CDS encoding CbiX/SirB N-terminal domain-containing protein has product MNDGDAIVLVDHGSRRPEANGHIDKLASLLIEQRPGWLVCSAHLELSEPCVPEVIDGCVREGACRIFLHPFFLLPGRHTRDDLPRLAEEARERHPGLSIHVTETLGLDPKLVQIVLDRIDQAAKAADET; this is encoded by the coding sequence ATGAATGATGGAGATGCGATAGTCCTGGTGGACCACGGCAGCCGTCGCCCGGAGGCGAATGGGCACATCGACAAGCTGGCCTCTCTGCTGATCGAGCAGCGGCCTGGATGGCTGGTTTGCAGCGCCCACCTGGAACTGTCAGAACCGTGCGTCCCCGAGGTCATCGACGGCTGCGTCCGTGAAGGTGCGTGTCGGATCTTTCTGCACCCCTTCTTTCTCCTTCCCGGACGCCACACCCGAGACGACCTTCCGCGGCTCGCCGAGGAAGCACGAGAGCGCCATCCGGGCCTGAGCATCCACGTGACCGAGACTCTGGGCCTCGATCCCAAACTGGTGCAGATCGTGCTCGACCGAATCGATCAGGCCGCAAAGGCAGCCGATGAGACCTGA
- a CDS encoding radical SAM protein: MKVFLIYVRDEDFYRMLPAELGGGESEEGRVKVMAFPPLGIETLAPVLREAGHEVRMFDTCHPEMKEENIAEAVVEENPDVIALSFLSTTSYPTTKQMAARLKRAAPDTPIILGGVFASMNTRQCLIDCENADAVGRGEGEELLPDYLANLGNLGLVNGLVWRNGDDIVENPPRPILKDLDRFPYPDRMSLPIDYIESMPLDVPTVLSLDKFCTMQSSRGCPYPCVYCDIPALADGKWRCRSAEHVLGELQQLNDQGYRSVYLTDDHFLLKRKRINEICQGIIDRKLEIRWGCEGRVDSVAVDQFPIMGRANCGFLAFGIEAGTQKVLDRLKKSQTLEQCENAVREAKRNGIETCHGFFLLGSPDETEEDIVESFRFAAKLELDTFGFNRLCAYRGTPLWREYLDLGIIDDKRDWYKWFKCSDIDSRVLPGEVINRARQKGYAILFAKRIFLRPRKTFKLLRNFSRYMKTSDILELLASPFRRRTLTHTNDLPAAMLDKGQSVPVRVTSASAGA; the protein is encoded by the coding sequence ATGAAGGTCTTCCTGATTTACGTCCGCGACGAGGATTTCTATCGCATGTTGCCGGCAGAGCTCGGCGGCGGGGAATCTGAGGAGGGGCGCGTCAAGGTCATGGCCTTCCCGCCTCTCGGAATCGAAACCCTCGCGCCCGTCCTGCGCGAAGCCGGACACGAAGTCCGCATGTTCGACACCTGTCATCCGGAGATGAAGGAAGAGAACATTGCCGAGGCCGTCGTCGAAGAGAATCCCGACGTCATCGCGCTCTCGTTCTTGTCGACGACTTCGTACCCGACGACGAAGCAAATGGCCGCGCGCCTGAAGCGCGCCGCGCCGGATACGCCGATCATTCTCGGCGGCGTCTTCGCGTCGATGAATACCCGACAGTGCCTGATCGACTGCGAGAATGCCGATGCCGTCGGACGCGGCGAAGGTGAAGAGTTGTTGCCCGACTACCTCGCCAACCTGGGGAATCTCGGACTCGTCAACGGACTGGTCTGGCGCAACGGGGACGACATCGTCGAGAATCCGCCCCGACCGATCCTGAAAGATCTCGACCGCTTCCCCTACCCCGACCGCATGTCGCTCCCCATCGACTACATCGAGTCGATGCCGCTGGACGTCCCCACCGTGCTCTCGCTCGACAAGTTCTGCACGATGCAGAGCTCCCGCGGTTGCCCTTACCCCTGCGTGTACTGCGACATCCCGGCGCTGGCGGATGGAAAGTGGCGCTGCCGCTCGGCCGAGCACGTGCTCGGCGAACTGCAGCAACTGAACGATCAGGGCTACCGCTCGGTCTACCTGACGGACGATCACTTCCTTCTGAAGCGCAAACGCATCAACGAGATCTGCCAGGGCATCATCGATCGCAAGCTGGAGATCCGCTGGGGCTGCGAAGGACGCGTGGACTCCGTCGCCGTCGATCAGTTTCCGATCATGGGACGCGCAAACTGCGGCTTCCTCGCGTTCGGAATCGAAGCGGGCACGCAGAAAGTCCTCGATCGTCTCAAGAAGAGCCAGACTCTCGAGCAGTGCGAGAACGCCGTCCGCGAAGCGAAGCGCAACGGGATCGAAACGTGCCACGGCTTCTTCCTCCTCGGCTCACCCGACGAGACCGAGGAGGACATCGTCGAGAGCTTCCGGTTCGCGGCCAAGCTCGAACTCGACACGTTCGGCTTCAACCGTCTTTGCGCCTACCGGGGCACGCCACTCTGGCGCGAGTACCTCGACCTCGGGATCATCGACGACAAGCGCGACTGGTATAAGTGGTTCAAGTGCTCGGACATCGACTCCCGTGTGCTCCCCGGTGAGGTCATTAATCGGGCGCGACAGAAGGGCTACGCGATTCTGTTCGCAAAGAGGATCTTTCTGCGGCCACGGAAGACGTTCAAGCTTCTGCGAAACTTCTCCCGGTACATGAAGACGTCGGACATCCTCGAGTTGCTTGCGAGCCCGTTCCGCAGGAGGACGCTCACGCATACGAATGATCTTCCGGCGGCGATGCTGGACAAGGGGCAGAGTGTTCCGGTTCGTGTGACGAGCGCGAGCGCCGGGGCGTAG
- a CDS encoding multiheme c-type cytochrome → MTRFALLSSVVVALVCLHPVAAAAISPATTNNDFLLPGTQPLTVVDDFSTSAECAGCHSGFGDPGAEPMRAWEGSMLAQAGRDPLLWAALAIANQDVPASGETCLRCHLPKGWLEGRSANPDGSSMTADDREGVQCAVCHRMVDPFADPANPAEDAAILAGLAAPVPAFESGMMVVDSFDRLRGPLDLIGDLGGDPHPAGVSTLVSPFHESSELCGTCHNVRNPAFTKNDVTGEWELNAVDTASAEPTKGFPEQSTYDEWANSEYASTGVFAPEFGGNKQVVSTCQDCHMVDVSGRAAAGGIERDDVPAHGFAGANTFIPYVLPFHPQFGSEVDAGLLLEGAARNVDMLRKAASLEAGIVAGDLVVRVTNESGHKLPTGYPEGRRMWLHVQAFDAQNNVVFESGSYTDATATLESDPNIHVWESEMGLSAAVAAVNGQPVGKSFHLALNNVRLKDNRIPPRGFTNAAFELVDAEPVSATYADFQYWDEVTYPVGPSAVQAGVTLYYQTASREYVEFLDAENTTNAAGTILYDLWDQHHPSSPVAMAQAFVGVGPKAVASCRKSVETAQAKYRKRHYRAWSRCYEREVSGLPCDLVDTLVRVDRAGETLRERLGGVKDAKCAGSSLTPLSLGHGTVCPMPCQHIVLFDMADLASCAICQADALNGEALEAAYGSQPQTLPNVLLPTERACQASLDKAASIHSHKWMRVVARCERDNASGKNAPALDCSVEPAGKLQAVKGKAANRVAKCDDLGSIPGCATAGSLVAVEACLETAIGPAIADYTNVAYP, encoded by the coding sequence ATGACGCGATTCGCTCTTCTCTCTTCCGTCGTCGTTGCCCTCGTATGCTTGCACCCCGTGGCCGCCGCCGCCATCTCTCCTGCGACGACCAATAACGACTTCCTTCTCCCGGGCACGCAGCCGCTCACGGTCGTCGACGACTTCTCGACTTCCGCAGAGTGCGCGGGGTGTCACTCCGGCTTCGGCGATCCCGGCGCCGAGCCCATGCGTGCGTGGGAGGGTTCCATGCTCGCGCAGGCCGGACGCGATCCTCTCCTGTGGGCCGCGCTGGCGATCGCCAACCAGGACGTGCCGGCGTCGGGCGAGACCTGCCTGCGATGCCACTTGCCCAAGGGGTGGCTCGAGGGGCGCTCGGCGAACCCGGATGGTTCTTCCATGACGGCTGACGATCGCGAAGGTGTGCAGTGCGCGGTCTGTCACCGAATGGTCGATCCCTTCGCCGATCCGGCGAACCCCGCAGAGGACGCTGCGATCCTGGCCGGCCTCGCTGCACCGGTACCTGCTTTCGAGAGCGGTATGATGGTGGTCGATTCGTTCGACCGACTGCGCGGCCCGTTGGACCTCATCGGAGATCTGGGAGGAGACCCACACCCGGCGGGGGTCTCAACGCTCGTCTCCCCATTCCATGAGAGCTCGGAGCTCTGCGGCACGTGTCACAACGTGCGCAATCCCGCTTTCACCAAGAACGACGTGACGGGAGAGTGGGAGTTGAATGCGGTCGACACGGCGAGCGCCGAGCCGACCAAGGGTTTCCCGGAGCAGTCGACGTATGACGAATGGGCGAACAGCGAGTATGCGTCTACCGGCGTCTTCGCGCCGGAGTTCGGCGGCAACAAGCAGGTCGTATCGACTTGTCAGGACTGCCACATGGTCGACGTGTCGGGACGCGCTGCGGCGGGTGGCATCGAGCGTGACGACGTGCCGGCCCACGGCTTCGCGGGTGCGAACACGTTCATCCCGTACGTCCTGCCCTTCCATCCCCAGTTCGGGAGCGAGGTCGACGCCGGCCTCTTGCTCGAGGGCGCCGCACGCAACGTCGACATGCTGCGCAAGGCAGCCTCGTTGGAAGCAGGGATCGTTGCCGGCGACCTCGTGGTGCGCGTCACGAACGAGTCCGGCCACAAGCTTCCGACCGGCTACCCCGAAGGCCGCCGGATGTGGCTGCACGTCCAGGCCTTCGATGCCCAGAACAATGTGGTGTTCGAATCCGGAAGCTACACCGACGCGACCGCAACGCTCGAGAGTGACCCGAATATTCACGTGTGGGAATCCGAGATGGGCCTCAGCGCCGCAGTGGCGGCAGTGAACGGGCAGCCGGTCGGCAAGAGCTTCCATCTCGCGCTGAACAACGTTCGGCTGAAGGACAACCGCATTCCGCCGCGAGGTTTCACGAACGCGGCCTTCGAGTTGGTCGACGCAGAGCCCGTCTCCGCTACCTACGCCGACTTCCAATACTGGGACGAGGTCACCTATCCCGTCGGTCCGAGTGCCGTCCAGGCGGGGGTGACGCTCTACTACCAAACGGCATCACGCGAATACGTCGAGTTTCTGGACGCCGAGAACACGACGAACGCAGCCGGTACGATTCTCTACGACCTCTGGGATCAGCACCATCCGTCTTCGCCGGTTGCGATGGCGCAGGCCTTCGTCGGCGTGGGTCCGAAGGCGGTCGCATCCTGCCGGAAGTCGGTGGAGACGGCTCAAGCGAAGTACCGCAAGCGACACTACCGGGCATGGTCACGTTGTTACGAGCGTGAGGTCAGCGGTCTTCCTTGCGATCTCGTCGACACGCTGGTGCGCGTTGATCGCGCGGGCGAGACGCTACGCGAACGGCTCGGTGGTGTGAAGGACGCGAAGTGCGCGGGATCGAGCCTCACGCCGTTGAGCCTCGGGCATGGAACCGTCTGTCCCATGCCGTGTCAGCACATCGTTCTTTTCGACATGGCCGATCTCGCCTCCTGCGCGATCTGTCAGGCCGACGCACTGAACGGCGAAGCACTCGAGGCGGCCTACGGCTCTCAGCCGCAGACGCTGCCGAACGTCCTGCTCCCGACGGAGCGTGCGTGCCAGGCGTCGCTCGACAAGGCGGCGAGCATCCACAGCCACAAGTGGATGCGTGTCGTCGCCCGCTGCGAGCGAGACAATGCTTCCGGGAAGAACGCGCCCGCCCTGGACTGCTCTGTCGAGCCCGCCGGCAAACTCCAGGCGGTCAAGGGCAAGGCCGCGAACCGCGTCGCGAAGTGTGACGACTTGGGCAGCATCCCGGGCTGCGCAACCGCTGGGAGCTTGGTGGCGGTTGAGGCGTGCCTCGAGACGGCGATCGGCCCGGCGATCGCGGACTACACGAACGTCGCGTACCCCTGA
- a CDS encoding phytanoyl-CoA dioxygenase family protein, translated as MGSLSTHQIDHYWEHGYVVVPGVLEPDQIERYLSRAKEIARGDFPDGAANRLVKDIQFAKGELPMPDDPEHALWKIINPDRFDTTMAECLRFPRVLEAVSSLIGEDLLAFLLMFIYKPPGVAQSVHPFHQDAAYFPFRPQKQCVGVWIPLDPVSEANGGLTIVPGSHRLPIQQHEIKEGINFGALAAAGIEGNDAYHAEAITLELRPGDCVLFSTKMLHRTGGNRTTEHRRVVTLHMASAKCVPLGPQLSEYGFTSVQGETFEGCLQPVGDPALALLNSRV; from the coding sequence GTGGGAAGCCTCTCGACACACCAAATCGATCACTATTGGGAGCACGGCTACGTCGTGGTGCCCGGCGTTCTCGAACCGGACCAGATCGAGCGTTACCTCTCGCGTGCCAAAGAGATCGCACGCGGTGATTTCCCAGACGGCGCTGCGAACCGTCTCGTGAAGGACATCCAGTTCGCGAAGGGCGAGCTGCCGATGCCCGACGATCCCGAGCACGCGCTCTGGAAGATCATCAACCCCGATCGCTTCGATACGACGATGGCCGAGTGCCTGCGCTTCCCACGTGTCCTCGAGGCCGTTTCCAGCCTGATCGGCGAGGACCTTCTCGCCTTTCTCTTGATGTTCATCTACAAGCCGCCCGGCGTCGCGCAGTCCGTGCATCCGTTCCACCAGGACGCTGCGTACTTCCCGTTCCGTCCGCAGAAGCAGTGCGTCGGGGTGTGGATCCCTCTCGACCCGGTCTCCGAGGCGAACGGTGGACTCACGATCGTTCCCGGCTCGCACCGGCTTCCCATTCAGCAGCACGAGATCAAGGAAGGCATCAATTTCGGAGCGCTCGCGGCGGCCGGGATCGAAGGAAACGACGCGTATCACGCCGAGGCGATCACACTGGAGCTTCGGCCTGGTGACTGTGTTCTCTTCAGTACCAAGATGCTCCACCGAACCGGCGGCAACCGAACCACCGAACATCGGCGCGTGGTGACGCTGCACATGGCGAGCGCGAAGTGCGTGCCGCTCGGACCGCAGCTGAGTGAGTACGGGTTTACTTCGGTGCAGGGCGAGACGTTCGAGGGATGTCTGCAGCCAGTGGGAGATCCGGCGCTGGCGCTCCTGAACTCGCGCGTCTGA
- a CDS encoding phytanoyl-CoA dioxygenase family protein, giving the protein MRPELVDRVSHLLGEDILQWGEIRFEQAPQSHLHWHTDTEYDYWSGVSVWLGVQNVTPDSALKLMPCSDRFPRTPEDFQSSGGMSMADFACDEQVLSLLRREMPDLEPRIVQPAVHDGEFLLFKGKLWHGSQNPSDTTRVAMGLRYATPDRRVRTPFTCLHPVAAPTS; this is encoded by the coding sequence ATCCGCCCGGAGCTCGTCGACCGCGTGTCGCACCTGCTCGGCGAGGACATTCTGCAGTGGGGCGAGATCCGGTTCGAGCAAGCCCCCCAGAGCCACCTGCACTGGCACACGGACACGGAGTACGACTACTGGAGCGGGGTGAGCGTGTGGCTCGGCGTGCAGAACGTGACACCCGACAGTGCCCTGAAGCTGATGCCGTGCTCCGACCGATTTCCGCGAACACCGGAGGACTTCCAGAGCTCAGGCGGCATGAGCATGGCGGACTTCGCCTGCGATGAGCAGGTACTGTCGCTTCTCCGTCGCGAAATGCCGGACCTCGAACCGCGGATCGTGCAACCCGCCGTGCATGACGGCGAGTTCCTCCTCTTCAAAGGCAAGCTCTGGCACGGCAGCCAGAACCCGAGCGACACGACGCGCGTGGCGATGGGCCTGCGCTATGCGACGCCAGACCGGCGGGTGCGGACGCCGTTCACGTGTCTTCATCCGGTCGCGGCGCCTACGAGCTGA
- a CDS encoding PaaI family thioesterase, whose translation MRTAPGALSPLATETHALIEQILRTVDGAKDFETDVAWAAEQIDAIRARLAPHARLVGLNLGRPADPPAGRPFYVSGVLGGPHHPMTMPIDLATSEGITTGRVNLDIAWEGPPGCVHGGYVAHLLDCIMGQHNLNVGIPGMTGTLTIRYRQPTPLCTNLRFEVRTDERVGRKIASKAEIWAGKALCAEADGIFIVPARPLGDAPGWDED comes from the coding sequence ATGCGAACCGCACCCGGGGCGCTTTCACCGCTCGCCACCGAAACGCACGCGCTGATCGAGCAAATCCTTCGGACGGTGGACGGGGCGAAAGACTTCGAAACCGACGTCGCGTGGGCAGCCGAGCAGATCGACGCGATCCGCGCGCGACTTGCGCCCCACGCGCGACTTGTGGGCCTCAACCTGGGCCGTCCGGCAGATCCACCGGCCGGGAGACCGTTCTACGTGTCCGGCGTTCTCGGCGGCCCGCACCATCCGATGACGATGCCAATCGACCTGGCGACGTCCGAGGGTATCACCACCGGTCGCGTGAATCTGGACATCGCGTGGGAAGGTCCGCCCGGCTGCGTGCACGGTGGCTACGTCGCCCATCTCCTCGACTGCATCATGGGCCAACACAACCTGAACGTCGGCATTCCCGGAATGACCGGGACTCTCACGATCCGGTACCGACAACCGACGCCGCTCTGCACGAACCTGCGATTCGAGGTCCGTACCGACGAACGCGTGGGCCGGAAGATCGCGTCGAAAGCCGAGATCTGGGCGGGCAAAGCACTGTGCGCCGAGGCCGACGGGATTTTCATCGTCCCCGCGCGACCGCTCGGGGATGCACCCGGCTGGGACGAGGACTGA